One segment of Streptomyces sp. NBC_00576 DNA contains the following:
- a CDS encoding cyclase family protein, which produces MPRLIDLTHGFYEGMPSYPAPWFPKFTAERAMTPENDPNGTERTFSTLHLFPHNATHIEYRLHFYPGAEGIDAVPLETLIGRACVADLSHKGDLDPVTGEDLEKELGEVWQRGDRLLIRTDYVRRAWGREDYWDKPPYLTPSAAEWAIDNGACLVGFDCLTERPGDRESPVHHALLGAGIPLIEYLTNMHELSQQVVQLIALPVKVAGVEAAPARVVAVENDDAS; this is translated from the coding sequence GTGCCGCGGCTGATTGATCTGACGCACGGTTTCTACGAGGGAATGCCTTCCTATCCGGCACCGTGGTTCCCCAAGTTCACCGCCGAGCGAGCGATGACCCCCGAAAACGACCCGAACGGTACGGAACGTACGTTTTCCACGCTGCACCTGTTCCCCCACAACGCCACGCACATCGAGTACCGGTTGCACTTCTACCCCGGCGCCGAGGGCATCGACGCCGTGCCGCTGGAAACGCTGATAGGTCGCGCCTGCGTCGCCGACCTGTCGCACAAGGGGGACCTGGACCCGGTCACCGGCGAAGATCTGGAGAAGGAACTCGGCGAGGTCTGGCAGCGTGGCGACCGCCTCCTGATCAGGACCGATTACGTGCGCCGCGCCTGGGGGCGTGAGGACTACTGGGACAAGCCGCCGTACCTCACCCCGTCCGCGGCGGAGTGGGCCATCGACAACGGCGCTTGCCTCGTGGGCTTCGACTGTCTGACGGAGCGCCCCGGCGACCGTGAATCGCCGGTCCATCACGCACTGCTCGGGGCCGGCATTCCGCTGATCGAGTACTTGACCAACATGCACGAGCTGTCCCAGCAGGTGGTGCAGCTCATCGCACTGCCCGTCAAGGTCGCCGGAGTCGAGGCCGCTCCGGCGCGGGTCGTAGCCGTGGAGAACGACGATGCAAGTTGA
- the larC gene encoding nickel pincer cofactor biosynthesis protein LarC, giving the protein MTEHASTGGSPEALLTAHLDCSTGVAGDMLLGALLDAGASLDKVNRAIASLGIPGLSISARADRRGGLACTRVDVAMPSVPDRERHLGDVQELLDRAEELSPAAAHFAHHTFSLLADAEATVHGTSREKVHFHEVGAFDALADVVGCAAALDDLGLLAEDVKVTCTALEAGTGHVRGAHGVLPVPVPAVLEIARVFGLPLAGGALPGECTTPTGAALVAALARPGDPPAMQITAGGYGGGTRELQDRPNVTRVMIGRSPQAPASGHDTVIVLESMVDDMDPRLWPGTLEALRAAGAWDCWITQVTGRGGRPGQLVTALCRAGNRAAVSGALFAHTCTLGVRWWSAERELMPRSMTRVELGPADNRQSVRVKIGGSGAERTVQPEFVDVASAAAALGRPQRAINEWAVRAYWDEFRASALEASPRDGTAHDRN; this is encoded by the coding sequence ATGACTGAGCACGCATCCACAGGGGGATCCCCCGAAGCGCTGCTGACAGCCCATCTCGACTGCTCCACAGGCGTAGCCGGAGACATGCTTCTCGGAGCGCTGCTGGACGCCGGCGCCAGCCTCGACAAGGTCAACCGGGCCATCGCCTCGCTCGGGATCCCGGGGCTCTCGATCAGCGCCCGTGCCGACCGGCGGGGCGGGTTGGCCTGCACCCGGGTGGATGTCGCCATGCCGTCCGTGCCTGACCGCGAGCGCCACCTCGGCGATGTGCAGGAGCTGTTGGACCGGGCCGAGGAGCTGAGCCCGGCCGCGGCGCACTTCGCACATCACACCTTCTCGCTCCTGGCCGACGCCGAGGCGACCGTCCACGGCACGAGCCGGGAGAAAGTTCATTTCCACGAGGTGGGGGCGTTCGACGCGCTCGCCGATGTGGTGGGCTGTGCTGCGGCGCTGGATGACCTCGGGCTTCTCGCCGAGGACGTGAAAGTCACCTGTACCGCACTCGAAGCGGGCACCGGACACGTCAGGGGTGCGCACGGGGTACTGCCGGTACCGGTCCCTGCGGTACTGGAGATCGCCCGTGTCTTCGGTCTGCCGTTGGCCGGCGGAGCGTTGCCCGGTGAGTGCACGACTCCCACGGGCGCCGCCCTGGTCGCCGCGCTGGCGCGGCCCGGTGATCCGCCGGCGATGCAGATCACCGCCGGCGGATACGGCGGCGGCACCCGGGAACTGCAGGATCGCCCCAACGTGACTCGAGTCATGATCGGCCGTTCGCCGCAGGCGCCCGCCTCCGGTCACGACACGGTGATCGTGCTGGAGAGCATGGTCGACGACATGGACCCGAGGCTGTGGCCGGGGACGCTGGAGGCGTTGCGCGCCGCCGGCGCATGGGACTGCTGGATCACCCAGGTGACGGGTCGTGGCGGACGCCCTGGCCAGCTGGTGACAGCGCTCTGCCGGGCAGGGAACCGCGCTGCGGTGTCCGGAGCCCTCTTCGCGCACACCTGCACGCTGGGCGTCCGGTGGTGGAGTGCCGAGCGGGAACTGATGCCTCGATCCATGACCCGGGTGGAGCTCGGGCCTGCCGACAACCGTCAGTCCGTGCGGGTGAAGATCGGAGGGAGCGGCGCGGAACGCACCGTTCAGCCGGAGTTCGTGGACGTCGCCAGTGCGGCAGCGGCTCTGGGCCGCCCGCAGCGCGCGATCAACGAGTGGGCGGTCAGGGCTTACTGGGACGAGTTCCGAGCCTCGGCCCTGGAAGCCTCCCCTCGGGACGGAACCGCCCACGACCGGAATTGA
- the larB gene encoding nickel pincer cofactor biosynthesis protein LarB, producing MFTRVTFPQLDSQRIVEVESTARLDIDRRRRTGVPEVVFAEGKTPDQSLELLARLREADPGSPALATRCPDEVLSRAAGHFAGEQVEIDRLGRTVVVGELPVPRGEVVVLAAGTSDLPVARECLTTLAVLGTTGRLIADVGVAGLHRLLAVLPQLDGAACAVVIAGMEGALPSVVAGLISAPVVAVPSPVGYGVSAGGFVAAMAMLSSCSPGVAVMNIGNGFGAAVHAAKIARQTAPAAPAAPAAPARSEERSHD from the coding sequence ATGTTTACTAGAGTGACATTCCCTCAACTAGACAGTCAACGTATTGTCGAGGTCGAGTCAACAGCTCGGCTCGACATCGATCGCCGTCGCCGGACAGGAGTGCCGGAGGTCGTCTTCGCTGAGGGCAAGACCCCCGATCAGTCACTGGAGTTGTTGGCCCGGCTGCGCGAAGCGGATCCCGGCAGTCCGGCTCTGGCCACGCGATGCCCCGACGAGGTGCTCTCCCGGGCCGCTGGTCACTTCGCCGGCGAACAGGTCGAGATCGACCGGCTGGGGCGCACCGTCGTGGTGGGCGAACTGCCCGTACCGCGGGGCGAGGTCGTGGTGCTCGCCGCCGGTACCTCGGATCTCCCGGTGGCGCGCGAGTGCCTCACCACACTTGCCGTACTGGGCACCACGGGACGGCTCATCGCGGATGTCGGCGTCGCCGGCCTCCACAGGCTGCTCGCAGTACTGCCGCAGCTGGACGGTGCGGCCTGCGCGGTCGTGATCGCCGGTATGGAGGGCGCGCTGCCGAGCGTGGTGGCGGGGCTGATCTCCGCACCTGTCGTAGCGGTACCCAGTCCGGTCGGTTACGGGGTGAGCGCCGGCGGATTCGTGGCTGCGATGGCCATGCTCTCGTCGTGCAGTCCCGGTGTTGCGGTGATGAACATCGGCAACGGTTTCGGAGCCGCCGTCCACGCCGCGAAGATCGCCCGGCAGACCGCGCCCGCAGCCCCCGCAGCCCCCGCAGCCCCCGCACGGAGCGAGGAGAGGTCGCATGACTGA
- a CDS encoding ATP-dependent sacrificial sulfur transferase LarE produces the protein MTSPPDLSAIVEGLLGRLSDLGGVVVAFSGGVDSTVLLAAALRSLPRGRVVAATADSPSLARTELAHAQRLVEAMGAEHVLVPVDELSVDGYRANAGDRCYFCKQTMLSAFSELAVTRGLGHVATGTHLGDRRAPHRPGLRAARELRVVEPLADAGFDKSAIRALARAWELDVADKPASPCLASRLAVGVPVTIGRLNLVERSEAAARLFLTESGVHPRDLRVRLLADQFRLELDEQTYTDVTNAGLIDSVLQHLSSTGLVVHGTLTHYRSGSVS, from the coding sequence ATGACGTCTCCCCCCGACCTCTCGGCCATCGTCGAGGGCCTGCTCGGCCGGCTCTCGGACCTGGGCGGGGTGGTCGTCGCGTTCTCAGGCGGTGTGGATTCCACCGTCCTCCTGGCTGCCGCGCTGAGATCTCTGCCGCGGGGCAGGGTCGTTGCCGCGACGGCGGACTCCCCCAGCCTGGCCCGCACGGAACTCGCCCACGCGCAGCGCCTCGTGGAAGCGATGGGGGCCGAGCACGTCCTGGTCCCGGTCGACGAGCTGTCGGTCGACGGGTATCGCGCGAACGCCGGAGACCGCTGCTACTTCTGCAAACAGACCATGCTCAGCGCGTTCAGCGAACTGGCCGTCACACGTGGCCTGGGCCACGTCGCCACCGGAACCCACCTGGGCGACCGCCGGGCCCCGCATCGCCCGGGACTGCGCGCCGCCCGGGAACTCCGGGTCGTCGAACCGCTGGCCGACGCCGGATTCGACAAGTCCGCCATCCGAGCCCTGGCCCGGGCCTGGGAGCTCGACGTGGCGGACAAACCTGCCAGTCCCTGCCTGGCCTCGCGGCTGGCTGTCGGTGTCCCTGTCACGATCGGACGGCTGAACCTGGTCGAGAGATCCGAAGCGGCGGCCCGCCTTTTCCTCACCGAGTCCGGTGTTCATCCGCGCGATCTGCGTGTCCGCCTCCTGGCAGACCAGTTCCGCCTCGAACTGGACGAGCAGACCTACACCGATGTGACGAACGCAGGCCTCATCGACAGCGTGCTGCAGCACCTTTCGTCCACTGGACTCGTAGTGCACGGCACGCTCACCCACTACCGATCCGGATCAGTCTCCTGA
- a CDS encoding esterase/lipase family protein — MNHHGPEHAKSAAGASAVVADLTQDAVVIVPGIMGSELYDTVTQKTIWGLSGVSWLLKAWTRSKGLEPLRLTPEELEGKTNRIKATQLMRHSSWTPYLQGFEPYTDLIKAVRGCVADSAAVLEFAYDWRLPVSVNGRLLAEAARRHLTAWRLHPAHDAARRNRVDERPARLVFVAHSMGGLVTRAALDATHDSDLADDTRAVLTLGTPFYGAVKATAILNTGRGTPVPLPHRQLQSISATMPGLHDLLPQYACLVDGNNVRRLTPSDVTSIGGTAELAQAAADFHGKQVHVMLPGHWAVAGTNQATMQSLTIRDGVVQPHHHGARQHRSGDFIRDPRGDLKFFDVMGDGTVYKDSAAVGPAVTPLPLHHGAVASDRIALKAVAEILRDDEHLGPPQGAPGCGLEVPDLVDVGAPWTIALSGVDSLAGLRCEVADVEGRNSQALKLGWGDGYIKARTIVSAPGLYRVIARTIDGHTITQLVLASEPGTMQEVD, encoded by the coding sequence ATGAACCATCATGGGCCAGAACATGCGAAATCCGCAGCCGGCGCATCGGCTGTGGTCGCCGACCTCACCCAGGACGCCGTCGTCATCGTCCCGGGCATCATGGGCAGCGAGCTGTACGACACCGTCACGCAGAAGACCATCTGGGGCTTATCTGGCGTTTCATGGCTCCTGAAGGCATGGACCCGGTCCAAGGGCCTTGAGCCACTGCGCCTGACTCCGGAGGAGTTGGAAGGCAAGACCAACCGGATCAAGGCCACTCAGCTGATGCGCCACTCGTCCTGGACTCCCTACCTCCAGGGGTTCGAGCCTTACACCGACCTGATCAAGGCTGTCCGCGGTTGCGTCGCCGATTCGGCCGCCGTCTTGGAGTTCGCCTACGACTGGCGTCTGCCTGTCAGCGTTAACGGTCGCCTTTTGGCTGAGGCCGCACGCCGCCACCTGACTGCCTGGCGGCTGCATCCCGCCCACGATGCAGCCCGCCGCAACCGTGTCGACGAGCGACCCGCACGCCTCGTTTTCGTCGCCCACTCCATGGGAGGTCTCGTTACCCGCGCCGCCCTTGATGCCACGCACGACAGTGACTTGGCCGACGACACCCGCGCCGTCCTCACCCTTGGCACACCCTTCTACGGTGCGGTGAAAGCAACCGCGATCCTCAACACCGGGCGCGGCACCCCGGTCCCGCTCCCGCATCGGCAACTGCAGTCCATCTCGGCCACCATGCCCGGCCTCCATGACCTTCTGCCGCAGTACGCCTGCCTCGTCGACGGAAACAATGTCCGTCGCCTTACCCCCAGTGATGTGACAAGCATCGGCGGTACTGCCGAACTCGCCCAGGCAGCAGCTGACTTCCACGGAAAACAGGTCCACGTCATGCTGCCCGGGCACTGGGCCGTTGCCGGCACCAACCAGGCCACCATGCAAAGTCTCACGATCCGTGATGGCGTCGTCCAACCGCATCACCACGGAGCTCGCCAGCACAGAAGTGGCGACTTCATCCGCGACCCGCGCGGCGACCTGAAATTCTTCGACGTGATGGGTGACGGCACCGTCTACAAAGATTCCGCAGCCGTAGGACCCGCTGTCACACCACTTCCGCTCCACCACGGCGCCGTTGCCTCAGATCGCATCGCGCTCAAGGCCGTCGCGGAGATATTGAGGGACGACGAACACCTCGGGCCGCCCCAGGGCGCACCCGGCTGTGGACTGGAGGTCCCCGATCTTGTGGATGTCGGAGCCCCTTGGACCATCGCGCTCAGTGGCGTAGATTCCTTGGCCGGTCTCCGATGCGAAGTAGCTGACGTCGAGGGCCGGAACTCGCAGGCCCTCAAACTGGGCTGGGGCGACGGATACATCAAGGCCAGGACCATTGTGAGCGCTCCGGGTCTGTATCGCGTCATCGCCCGCACCATCGACGGACACACCATCACTCAACTTGTACTGGCCAGTGAACCCGGCACTATGCAGGAAGTGGATTAA
- a CDS encoding WD40 repeat domain-containing protein: MNLDDQQRDPHAGEQQTHARIAAALARLVRPDAVTVPHPYLSRYLAHHAALGGELDDSHVPPDLLPWITGDGVRGLLNLPHAHHADRAWLTAWAAVEPYLQDADLSSRCSSLHLAYTALRFPGVPRQLLPQEAAEFAGSRLCVRWSRWAPPSNVLATLSRRSLSLTTAEGPGGAALLALGNVSGSIEFIDTTTGAPVGDRMPAHDGDVRCLFFVPHSTGGGALVSGSTDGTVRVWDTVRATLLDHRAFGGHTWTSAVTGYRDDAGALTVAAVDGHGTVKLWREHSEEHHLADMNAHPLEQAAFALALADGPGGRQVLVGVGHTLNIWDIADHRLLHEYPVGAPVRSLTDTTVPGRFATGHSDGSITLWDTASGSQAIFPGEGEPVTALAALHIDGLDLLASAASGPPIALWDIGAERRTGQLTGHTDTVTALRTISADGTDRLASTARDNTVRLWDTRAIHHAISGTATAPAAVAAAITPDSAAAPHLAVSYATAQTQVWDTLSGTATGPFGSDPERPPPTLTWAPENQGRRLLLWAAPDHSIRSWDPVRGTAADILLKGHSQPVRTLASTVACGGRRLAISGDDFTVRWWDLDSGQPLQLWRHPYTVRTVAAASDGVGADWFASGSTDGAVRLWDTTGGTPRHVFYCRQGFVNAVAINAGLSRLPPFLASGGDDGTVRLWDLAALAPIGEPLQGHTDAVEAITTWTTFADVPRPYVASSSRDGTIRFWEAATSRCVLQLATGSPVHTLSAHLSGQSTSSVVLTMAGEAGVAVLELDLEDLSPTR; encoded by the coding sequence ATGAATCTGGATGACCAGCAGAGAGATCCCCATGCCGGTGAGCAGCAGACTCATGCGCGCATCGCGGCCGCACTGGCGCGTTTGGTCAGGCCTGATGCGGTGACCGTGCCGCATCCCTATCTGAGCCGATATCTGGCTCACCATGCCGCGCTCGGCGGCGAACTGGATGACAGTCATGTGCCGCCCGACCTGCTGCCGTGGATCACCGGCGACGGTGTCCGAGGGCTTCTCAACCTGCCGCACGCCCATCACGCGGACCGGGCGTGGCTCACTGCATGGGCTGCTGTCGAGCCCTACCTCCAGGATGCGGATCTTTCCTCCCGATGCTCTAGCCTGCACCTGGCCTACACCGCTTTGCGTTTTCCCGGCGTCCCTCGCCAGCTCCTCCCTCAGGAGGCCGCAGAATTCGCGGGCTCCCGGCTGTGTGTCCGCTGGTCACGATGGGCGCCCCCATCCAACGTGCTCGCGACTCTCAGCCGCCGCAGTCTGTCGCTGACCACGGCCGAGGGCCCCGGTGGTGCCGCGCTTCTGGCCCTGGGCAATGTGTCGGGCAGCATCGAATTCATCGACACGACCACCGGTGCACCTGTCGGCGATCGGATGCCCGCACACGATGGTGATGTGCGGTGCCTGTTCTTCGTGCCGCACTCCACCGGTGGTGGAGCGCTTGTCTCGGGCAGCACCGACGGCACGGTACGCGTCTGGGACACGGTCCGAGCAACACTGCTCGACCACAGGGCGTTCGGTGGACACACCTGGACCTCCGCTGTCACCGGATACCGCGACGACGCAGGGGCGTTGACCGTGGCAGCGGTCGACGGACACGGCACGGTGAAACTGTGGCGCGAGCACTCGGAGGAACACCACCTGGCCGACATGAACGCCCACCCGTTGGAGCAGGCCGCATTCGCACTGGCCCTCGCCGACGGCCCCGGCGGTCGGCAGGTGCTGGTCGGCGTCGGCCACACACTGAATATCTGGGACATCGCAGATCACCGGCTACTGCATGAGTACCCTGTCGGCGCTCCGGTCAGGTCCCTGACCGACACGACAGTGCCCGGCCGGTTCGCCACCGGCCACAGCGACGGTTCCATCACTCTGTGGGACACGGCCTCAGGCTCCCAAGCCATCTTCCCCGGGGAGGGAGAGCCCGTCACCGCCCTGGCGGCACTGCACATCGACGGCTTGGACCTGCTCGCCTCAGCAGCCTCGGGACCACCGATCGCTCTGTGGGACATCGGCGCCGAACGGCGGACCGGTCAGCTCACGGGGCACACGGACACCGTGACCGCCCTGCGCACCATCTCTGCCGACGGCACCGATCGACTCGCCTCCACAGCCCGGGACAACACCGTCCGACTGTGGGACACCCGCGCCATCCACCACGCGATTTCGGGCACCGCCACAGCCCCCGCCGCGGTGGCCGCGGCAATCACCCCGGACTCCGCTGCCGCCCCGCACCTGGCCGTCAGCTACGCCACCGCACAGACCCAGGTCTGGGACACTCTCAGCGGCACGGCCACCGGCCCGTTCGGCAGCGACCCGGAGCGCCCCCCGCCCACCCTCACCTGGGCACCGGAGAACCAGGGCCGGCGCTTGCTCCTCTGGGCGGCACCCGACCACAGCATCAGGTCCTGGGACCCCGTGCGCGGCACTGCTGCCGACATCCTTCTCAAGGGGCACTCCCAGCCGGTACGCACCCTTGCCTCGACCGTGGCCTGCGGTGGACGACGGTTGGCCATCAGCGGCGACGACTTCACAGTCCGGTGGTGGGACCTGGACAGCGGACAACCGCTACAACTGTGGCGGCACCCCTACACCGTTCGAACGGTGGCCGCGGCGTCCGACGGAGTCGGCGCGGACTGGTTCGCCTCTGGCAGCACTGATGGGGCAGTGCGCCTGTGGGACACCACAGGCGGTACGCCCAGGCATGTTTTCTACTGTCGGCAGGGCTTCGTCAATGCCGTGGCCATCAACGCGGGCCTCTCGCGATTGCCTCCTTTCCTCGCCAGCGGTGGAGACGACGGCACTGTGCGCCTGTGGGATCTTGCTGCCCTCGCGCCCATCGGCGAGCCGCTCCAAGGACACACCGATGCCGTCGAGGCCATCACCACCTGGACGACATTCGCCGATGTTCCTCGCCCCTACGTCGCCAGCTCCTCCCGGGACGGCACGATCCGATTCTGGGAAGCGGCGACATCGCGCTGTGTTCTGCAGCTGGCCACGGGAAGTCCTGTGCATACGCTGTCCGCGCATCTCTCCGGCCAATCGACCAGCAGTGTCGTCCTCACCATGGCGGGAGAGGCCGGGGTCGCCGTTCTCGAGCTGGACCTGGAGGACCTATCACCTACGAGATAG
- a CDS encoding RES family NAD+ phosphorylase: MSEGTPLKVSLIPAPERGVWRLGKAKNPRKYDKISREDDSRSGGNRWSLVSYGTLYCASDLDGCFAEALEPFRVDPELREFIGDDWNEPYFMNPGHLPQDWRTRHTLVRLQPAKEAQFLDVDDEQTLRTLSEELKEELERFDITDLTPEHIQGTNRRVTRQIAAWAIAQRDPQQGRLVHGIAYRSRFGMRQCWAIFNDVDLEEVESQPIWPETEGLRRVAEEYGLTIR, encoded by the coding sequence ATGAGCGAGGGCACACCGTTAAAGGTGAGTCTCATACCGGCACCGGAGCGCGGGGTCTGGCGCCTGGGAAAGGCGAAGAACCCGCGCAAGTACGACAAGATCAGCCGGGAAGACGACAGCCGCTCGGGGGGCAACCGGTGGAGCCTGGTGAGCTACGGCACCCTGTACTGCGCATCCGACCTTGACGGGTGCTTCGCCGAGGCACTGGAACCTTTCCGCGTAGATCCCGAACTGCGTGAATTCATCGGGGACGACTGGAACGAGCCCTACTTCATGAATCCCGGCCACCTTCCCCAGGACTGGCGCACCCGCCACACGCTCGTGCGATTACAGCCGGCCAAGGAAGCACAGTTCTTGGACGTCGACGACGAGCAGACCCTGCGCACACTGTCGGAAGAGCTCAAGGAAGAGTTGGAGCGGTTCGACATCACCGACTTGACCCCCGAACACATCCAGGGCACGAACCGCAGGGTGACACGCCAGATCGCCGCCTGGGCGATCGCCCAGCGCGACCCGCAACAGGGCCGGCTGGTCCACGGGATCGCCTACCGCTCCCGCTTCGGGATGCGTCAGTGCTGGGCCATCTTCAACGATGTCGACCTGGAGGAAGTGGAGAGCCAGCCCATCTGGCCGGAGACCGAGGGGCTGCGCAGAGTCGCCGAGGAGTACGGACTCACCATCCGCTGA
- a CDS encoding XRE family transcriptional regulator: MATTADNPATAKSTASAERAHVTTVRMSIADIARFLQDNLGQRLTARITNISDPRQVGKWASGDSAPRQEAEDRLRAALQVFQLIQDAESLYTARAWMIGMNPQLEDEAPLTVIADGRFKDVMVAARAYVDGG; the protein is encoded by the coding sequence ATGGCCACCACAGCCGACAATCCTGCAACCGCCAAGAGCACGGCAAGCGCCGAGCGAGCCCACGTCACCACCGTGCGCATGTCCATCGCGGACATCGCCCGTTTCCTGCAGGACAACCTCGGCCAGCGCCTGACCGCTCGAATCACCAACATCAGCGATCCCCGACAGGTCGGTAAGTGGGCTTCCGGTGATTCGGCGCCGCGCCAGGAAGCCGAAGACCGTCTCCGCGCGGCCCTGCAGGTCTTCCAGCTCATCCAGGATGCCGAGAGCCTCTACACCGCGCGTGCTTGGATGATCGGGATGAACCCGCAGCTCGAGGACGAAGCCCCTCTAACGGTGATCGCCGACGGGCGCTTCAAGGACGTCATGGTCGCCGCCCGTGCCTACGTTGACGGCGGCTGA
- a CDS encoding nucleotidyltransferase domain-containing protein, with protein sequence MELTIAWGTQKAGGGSAVKRERATTLVTEMLQRLHEGAGWPLELVDAVYLFGSYARGALEPHDVDIAVDFHRDEQMDARLVSYLVSSARDPRIDLRQALIGRRRGIQFQWEASERQQLEREGVAMLLLWRRGDTLEQALAVLHGIKEDSNAGRAPRDDMIEEFEGLDRYIPRPIRHDLVQWRDAGQVTISRLTLPDADVMPPGRETVMAIDGRWNLDSPLRRTALSALEHARSLGAAIEDIELAGEMLSTSTRSSGRPNEPRWWINWQWRRYRAIPRCLAEGDGWLEIPHPTRVGPLDALLFVPGLQ encoded by the coding sequence ATGGAGCTTACGATCGCCTGGGGGACGCAGAAGGCAGGGGGAGGGAGCGCGGTGAAACGCGAGCGGGCCACCACATTGGTGACGGAGATGCTGCAGCGTCTTCATGAGGGTGCCGGTTGGCCGCTGGAGTTGGTCGACGCCGTGTACTTGTTCGGCTCGTACGCGCGTGGCGCCCTGGAACCGCACGACGTGGATATTGCGGTGGACTTCCACCGCGACGAGCAGATGGACGCGCGTCTCGTCTCCTACCTGGTCTCCTCCGCACGGGATCCTCGGATCGATCTGCGCCAGGCGCTGATCGGGCGTCGTCGCGGCATCCAGTTCCAATGGGAGGCGTCCGAGCGGCAGCAGTTGGAGCGCGAAGGCGTTGCCATGCTTCTCCTGTGGCGCCGGGGGGACACGCTGGAGCAGGCACTCGCCGTGCTGCACGGCATCAAGGAGGACTCCAACGCCGGGCGGGCGCCGCGCGACGACATGATCGAGGAGTTCGAAGGCCTTGACCGGTACATCCCTCGGCCGATCCGTCACGACCTGGTCCAATGGCGGGACGCCGGACAGGTCACGATCTCCCGTCTCACCCTCCCCGACGCCGACGTCATGCCCCCAGGGCGCGAGACGGTGATGGCCATTGACGGTCGCTGGAACCTCGACAGCCCGCTGCGCCGAACCGCGCTTTCCGCGCTGGAGCATGCGCGGAGTCTGGGGGCGGCGATCGAGGACATCGAACTCGCCGGCGAAATGCTGTCCACCTCTACGCGGAGCTCAGGCCGGCCCAACGAGCCACGATGGTGGATCAACTGGCAGTGGCGCCGCTACCGGGCCATCCCCCGCTGTCTTGCCGAGGGCGATGGCTGGCTCGAGATCCCTCACCCGACCCGAGTCGGCCCGCTCGATGCCCTTCTGTTCGTTCCGGGTCTGCAGTGA
- a CDS encoding TerD family protein gives MAIKGARMQTASLRKGENTGLMTAPVVLSVSVQGLAADVSALLLGADGRVRSDDDLVFYNHPAQDGVSIAGSAVTADLVRAPADVDRMVVVVSADPLQPGAVFTRGHRGDGALPVQHDRRGQAGPTGTW, from the coding sequence TTGGCGATCAAGGGGGCGAGGATGCAGACGGCGTCGTTGCGTAAAGGGGAGAACACCGGGCTGATGACGGCGCCGGTGGTGCTGTCGGTGTCGGTTCAGGGCTTGGCCGCGGATGTCTCGGCGCTGTTGCTCGGAGCTGACGGCAGGGTTCGGAGTGACGACGACCTGGTCTTCTACAACCACCCTGCCCAAGACGGCGTTTCAATCGCCGGCTCGGCAGTCACGGCCGATCTTGTGCGCGCGCCGGCCGACGTGGACCGAATGGTTGTCGTGGTGAGCGCTGATCCGCTGCAGCCAGGTGCGGTCTTCACCCGGGGTCACCGAGGAGATGGCGCGCTTCCGGTGCAACACGACCGGCGTGGCCAAGCAGGTCCGACGGGGACCTGGTAG